In one window of Duganella dendranthematis DNA:
- a CDS encoding cytochrome c — protein MTKHISISKGIAAVLLALVGASSWAADQQLIKHGEYLARAGDCFACHSVSGGKPFAGGLGMATPIGKVYSSNITPDKKAGIGGWSFADFDKLMRTGVSKAGYTVYPAMPYPSYSRLSEADMKALYAYFMQGVQADPTPNRKSDIAWPLSMRFPLTIWRWMFAPKPAPYQAPASTVVNAQLLRGAYLVEGLGHCGACHTARGVGMQEKALTSLDSTEYLAGGQVIDGWAVPSLRNEHGGGLAAWSQADIVAFLKSGRNGHTASFGAMNDVVAHSTQYLTEADLTSIAGYLKSLPARNDAKPFVSDPSVAQALYNGKPATAGALTYLNKCAGCHRSDGQGYAKAFPALAGNAVLQTADATSAISIILSGGAVPATHTAPSSLTMAPYAKELNDEQVAEVVNFIQTSWGNKGGTTTAKQVAKVRKTAVPVQPLTAAAYAAGRSGTLLRPIVEAGPIDKRDTK, from the coding sequence ATGACTAAACATATTTCCATAAGCAAGGGCATCGCGGCCGTGTTGCTGGCGCTGGTTGGCGCAAGCAGCTGGGCCGCCGATCAGCAGTTGATCAAGCATGGCGAATACCTGGCGCGCGCCGGGGATTGCTTCGCCTGCCACAGCGTAAGTGGCGGCAAACCATTCGCTGGCGGCCTGGGCATGGCGACGCCGATCGGCAAGGTCTATTCGTCCAACATCACGCCTGACAAAAAGGCCGGCATCGGCGGCTGGAGTTTCGCCGACTTCGACAAGCTGATGCGCACCGGCGTGAGCAAGGCCGGCTACACGGTGTATCCGGCCATGCCGTATCCATCGTATTCGCGCCTGAGCGAAGCCGATATGAAAGCTTTATACGCCTACTTCATGCAAGGCGTGCAGGCCGACCCGACGCCGAACCGCAAATCCGACATCGCCTGGCCGCTGTCGATGCGCTTCCCGCTGACGATCTGGCGCTGGATGTTTGCGCCGAAGCCGGCGCCGTATCAGGCGCCGGCCAGCACGGTGGTCAATGCCCAGTTGTTGCGCGGCGCGTATCTGGTCGAAGGATTGGGCCATTGCGGCGCATGCCATACGGCGCGCGGCGTCGGCATGCAGGAGAAAGCGTTGACCAGCCTGGATAGCACTGAGTATTTGGCGGGCGGACAGGTCATCGATGGCTGGGCGGTACCGTCGCTGCGCAACGAGCATGGTGGCGGTCTGGCGGCGTGGAGCCAGGCTGACATCGTAGCGTTCCTGAAGAGCGGCCGCAACGGCCACACCGCGTCGTTCGGCGCGATGAACGATGTGGTGGCGCATTCGACGCAGTATCTGACCGAGGCGGACCTGACCAGCATCGCCGGTTACCTGAAGTCGCTGCCGGCGCGGAATGACGCCAAGCCGTTTGTCAGCGATCCGTCGGTGGCGCAGGCGCTGTACAACGGCAAGCCGGCTACCGCTGGCGCACTGACTTACCTGAACAAGTGCGCGGGTTGCCACCGTTCGGACGGCCAAGGCTACGCCAAGGCGTTTCCGGCGCTGGCGGGCAATGCGGTGTTGCAGACTGCTGATGCCACGTCGGCCATCAGCATCATCCTGTCCGGTGGCGCGGTGCCGGCCACGCATACGGCGCCGTCTTCGTTGACGATGGCGCCATATGCCAAGGAATTGAACGACGAGCAGGTCGCCGAGGTGGTGAATTTCATCCAGACCAGTTGGGGTAACAAGGGCGGCACCACCACGGCCAAGCAGGTGGCCAAGGTGCGCAAGACAGCGGTGCCAGTCCAGCCGCTGACCGCTGCCGCCTATGCCGCTGGCCGCAGTGGTACGCTGCTACGGCCGATCGTGGAGGCAGGCCCGATCGACAAGCGCGATACCAAGTAG